The Ruania alba genome window below encodes:
- a CDS encoding DUF5605 domain-containing protein — protein sequence MSSTASPRTVERWDLIELDVTEVHAAEATFSHSGRWAVAEPVTVGGRRLIRFAPDLLGSWEYTATGPDGGSLGTGSFECVAAEGEDPGPAGVRGTRFTHADGAAHHPLGTTALWWHEQDAEARAGSLATLARSPFSAVRMSVLARGATTWPEPAELEDVESAVVALRDTGFQAELVLFDAEGLAPGHPGWTEHLLQVVHRFAAYRNVWWCLALDADRAHVDAATWDEALRLVAEADHGRRPRTVHAGPRFDFGRRLISHSSVRDDAQWEAIDPVRAFGKPALLDVGTEGDLPTPTGGRTAEDLVSLAWWALVRGGYFWHAEEFARHSWSRHGGNLSGESAPRLEFLAGVLASAPADLTRDPGESKTFTLSRPGQYYLQYHGLHRYSTHGFSVPHDAEFAVELLDTWNMTVERVPGTFSGEFVLDLPRKPYLAVRVTRC from the coding sequence GTGAGCAGCACAGCATCGCCGCGCACCGTCGAGCGCTGGGACCTGATCGAGCTCGATGTCACCGAGGTCCACGCCGCAGAAGCGACCTTCAGTCATTCCGGCCGGTGGGCCGTGGCCGAACCGGTGACCGTCGGCGGGCGCCGGCTGATCCGGTTTGCACCGGACCTCCTCGGCAGCTGGGAATACACCGCGACCGGTCCGGACGGCGGGTCGCTCGGGACCGGGTCGTTCGAGTGCGTGGCCGCCGAGGGCGAGGACCCTGGCCCGGCGGGCGTGCGTGGCACCCGGTTCACCCACGCCGACGGCGCCGCGCACCATCCGCTCGGCACCACCGCGCTGTGGTGGCATGAGCAGGACGCGGAGGCCCGCGCCGGATCGCTGGCCACGCTGGCTCGCTCACCGTTCAGCGCAGTGCGGATGTCCGTTCTGGCACGGGGCGCCACGACGTGGCCCGAGCCGGCCGAGCTGGAGGACGTCGAGAGCGCTGTGGTGGCGTTGCGGGACACCGGCTTCCAGGCCGAGCTGGTGCTGTTCGACGCTGAGGGCCTGGCTCCGGGCCATCCGGGCTGGACCGAGCACCTGCTGCAGGTGGTGCACCGGTTCGCCGCCTACCGCAACGTGTGGTGGTGCCTCGCTCTGGATGCGGACCGCGCCCATGTGGACGCCGCTACGTGGGACGAGGCGCTGCGCCTGGTTGCCGAGGCCGATCACGGCCGGCGACCGCGCACCGTCCACGCCGGGCCACGGTTCGACTTCGGACGCCGGCTGATCAGCCACAGCAGCGTGCGTGACGACGCGCAATGGGAAGCGATCGACCCCGTGCGTGCATTCGGCAAACCGGCATTGCTGGACGTAGGCACCGAAGGGGACCTACCGACCCCGACCGGTGGCCGGACCGCCGAGGATCTGGTCTCACTGGCCTGGTGGGCACTGGTCCGCGGCGGCTACTTCTGGCACGCCGAGGAGTTCGCGCGGCACTCCTGGAGCCGGCACGGTGGCAACCTGAGCGGCGAGTCCGCACCGCGGCTGGAGTTCCTTGCCGGTGTCCTCGCGAGTGCCCCGGCCGATCTGACACGCGATCCTGGCGAGTCGAAGACGTTCACCCTCTCCCGGCCCGGGCAGTACTACCTGCAGTACCACGGGCTGCACCGCTACTCGACGCACGGCTTCAGCGTTCCCCACGACGCCGAGTTCGCCGTCGAACTGCTGGACACCTGGAACATGACCGTCGAGCGAGTACCCGGCACCTTCAGCGGCGAGTTCGTGCTGGACCTGCCACGCAAGCCGTACCTGGCCGTACGGGTGACGCGATGCTGA
- a CDS encoding DUF5060 domain-containing protein yields the protein MTNRPDAVERWGLYEIELNGPSAGNPFIDVELTATFQRRNREVSVGGFYDGDGRYRIRFSPDQEGRWTFRTHSGAAELDGRTGELNVTPPGPDNHGPVHVAGGSTFRYADGTRHESFGTTCYHWTHTGDRAHEAETLASLADSPFNKVRMCLLPTGGMRPPRLAFVGDEPGRLDKTRFDPEFFAHVEERVLDLQRLGIEADLILFHPYDKGHWGWTT from the coding sequence ATGACCAACCGACCGGACGCCGTCGAGCGGTGGGGGCTGTACGAGATCGAGCTGAACGGACCTTCGGCCGGCAACCCGTTCATCGACGTCGAACTGACCGCCACCTTCCAGCGCCGGAACCGGGAGGTGAGCGTCGGCGGCTTCTACGACGGCGACGGCCGCTACCGGATCCGGTTCAGCCCGGACCAGGAGGGCCGGTGGACCTTCCGCACCCACAGCGGCGCAGCCGAGCTCGACGGCCGGACCGGGGAACTGAACGTGACTCCTCCCGGCCCGGACAACCACGGCCCGGTGCACGTCGCCGGTGGATCCACCTTCCGCTACGCGGACGGCACCCGGCACGAGTCGTTCGGCACCACCTGCTACCACTGGACCCACACCGGCGACCGGGCGCACGAGGCCGAGACGCTCGCCTCGCTCGCCGACTCTCCGTTCAACAAGGTCCGGATGTGTCTGCTGCCCACCGGCGGGATGCGTCCGCCGCGGCTGGCGTTCGTCGGGGACGAACCCGGCCGGCTGGACAAGACGCGGTTCGATCCGGAGTTCTTCGCGCACGTCGAGGAACGCGTGCTCGACCTGCAGCGGCTGGGCATCGAGGCGGACCTGATCCTCTTCCACCCCTATGACAAGGGGCATTGGGGGTGGACGACATGA
- a CDS encoding DUF5605 domain-containing protein, giving the protein MTAEEDRRFVRYVVARLGAFRNVWWSMANEFDFNKAKTMADWDDLLQYLQRIDPYRRLASIHNGTAMYEYASVYDFSKPWTTHQSIQHWDAGLTDEWRRRHAKPVVLDEIGYEGDISRRWGNLSGRDLTRRFWRTMAGGGFMGHGECYVDSKPAWISAGGRLVGESPARIAFLRQVIAEGPPDWIAARADGYRLDYLGERRYAHHDLDLGDDEHTVDLIDTWEMTVTTLPGSYRGQCRIPLPDRTDLAVRVRRTT; this is encoded by the coding sequence ATGACCGCCGAAGAAGACCGCCGGTTCGTGCGCTACGTCGTCGCCCGGCTGGGAGCCTTCCGCAACGTGTGGTGGTCGATGGCCAACGAGTTCGACTTCAACAAAGCGAAGACGATGGCCGACTGGGACGATCTGCTGCAGTACCTGCAGCGGATCGACCCGTACCGCCGGCTGGCCTCGATCCACAACGGCACCGCCATGTACGAGTACGCCTCCGTCTACGACTTCAGCAAGCCGTGGACGACGCACCAGAGCATCCAGCACTGGGATGCCGGGCTGACCGACGAATGGCGCCGCCGCCACGCCAAGCCAGTCGTCCTGGACGAGATCGGCTACGAGGGAGACATCAGCCGGCGGTGGGGCAACCTGAGCGGGCGTGACCTCACCCGGAGATTCTGGCGCACGATGGCCGGTGGCGGATTCATGGGCCACGGCGAGTGCTACGTGGACTCCAAGCCGGCCTGGATCTCCGCCGGCGGCCGGCTCGTCGGCGAGAGCCCCGCCCGGATCGCTTTCCTCCGCCAGGTGATCGCCGAGGGCCCGCCGGACTGGATCGCGGCCCGCGCCGACGGTTACCGGCTGGACTACCTGGGCGAGCGCCGGTACGCGCACCACGACCTGGACCTAGGCGACGACGAGCACACGGTGGACCTGATCGATACGTGGGAGATGACCGTGACCACACTGCCGGGCAGCTACCGAGGCCAGTGTCGGATTCCGTTACCGGACCGCACCGACCTGGCGGTGCGGGTTCGGAGGACAACGTGA
- a CDS encoding sialidase family protein: MDKRFDGRLRRSTTDPELTEALLPVLHPVDSHAATLVETSAGDLLCAWFNGPQEGDRETNVVLSRLPAGTAQWEQPRLMAADPDRSEQNPVLFRAPEGRIWLLHTSNTPHHRTDAHVLARVSDDDGATWSEPETLFTGPGFFLRNPPLFLPDGTWLLPAYQVDSDGEYSVVALSADDGRSWEVREVPGSRHRVQMSIAPRSDGSLLGLFRSRAADRVYASESTDLGRTWTAPVRTTLPNNNSAVHQIALADGRLAAVYNDATMERDQFRFVPSGDSWRKKAVRTPLTLALSDDGGRTWPAHRNLQVADLEYKDAPAGYSYPTMIQTSDGALQIAYSYLRKTIKHVRLQPEWIARQTEAGLALDTTEDAT, encoded by the coding sequence ATGGATAAGCGGTTCGACGGCCGCCTCAGGCGCTCTACCACCGATCCCGAGCTGACCGAGGCTCTCCTCCCGGTGTTGCATCCGGTGGACAGCCATGCCGCGACGCTGGTGGAGACCAGCGCTGGCGACCTGCTCTGCGCCTGGTTCAACGGGCCCCAGGAGGGTGACCGCGAGACCAACGTGGTGCTTTCCCGCCTGCCCGCCGGAACGGCGCAGTGGGAACAGCCGCGACTGATGGCCGCCGACCCGGACCGCTCGGAGCAGAACCCGGTGCTGTTCCGAGCGCCGGAGGGTCGGATCTGGTTGCTGCACACCTCGAACACCCCGCACCACCGCACCGACGCCCACGTGCTTGCGCGCGTCTCCGACGACGATGGGGCCACCTGGTCTGAGCCGGAGACCCTGTTCACCGGTCCTGGCTTCTTCCTGCGCAACCCGCCGCTGTTCCTTCCTGATGGCACCTGGCTGCTCCCGGCCTATCAGGTGGATTCCGACGGCGAGTACAGCGTGGTGGCGCTCAGTGCCGACGACGGCCGCAGCTGGGAGGTGCGCGAGGTACCGGGGAGCCGGCATCGCGTGCAGATGAGTATCGCCCCGCGCAGCGACGGCAGCCTGCTCGGCCTGTTCCGGTCCCGGGCGGCGGATCGGGTGTACGCCTCGGAGTCCACCGACCTGGGCCGCACCTGGACCGCGCCGGTGCGCACGACGCTGCCGAACAACAACTCGGCGGTGCACCAGATCGCCCTCGCGGACGGGCGGCTCGCCGCCGTCTACAACGACGCCACGATGGAGCGCGACCAGTTCCGCTTCGTCCCCTCCGGGGACAGCTGGCGGAAGAAGGCGGTGCGCACACCGCTCACGCTCGCGCTGTCCGACGACGGCGGCCGCACCTGGCCGGCGCATCGGAACCTTCAGGTGGCCGACCTCGAGTACAAGGATGCCCCGGCCGGCTACTCCTACCCGACGATGATCCAGACCTCCGACGGCGCCCTGCAGATCGCCTATTCCTACCTCCGCAAGACCATCAAGCACGTTCGGCTACAGCCCGAGTGGATCGCGCGGCAGACGGAGGCCGGCCTGGCGCTGGATACGACCGAGGACGCCACATGA